A region of Salvelinus alpinus chromosome 6, SLU_Salpinus.1, whole genome shotgun sequence DNA encodes the following proteins:
- the LOC139579247 gene encoding uncharacterized protein: protein MACTRQSALEYIQNGRRLLVERLQNLSLVVENLFQRKVLQEEEVSKIQAEVDRFDQTRKILDWVTAKGEAACYELLMILDITRKRTLDNADLQQWISCFPFKEDPEMTDYLVGSKPCHRYQSQLKCKARKITEGAWKQSSRLLPERNRNEVTFSYTPLVLDTDVPSSLSKIETKSKRCKKARPKKLKSFIPMAKQETSPADLLKTPMRRILLFGKPGIGKTAVAHQMLNLWAQKDHRELDYMFYFDVRDISPSTNPMRLEDLLFNMYSEPEESREEVLQDIKKNSENVVIIFDGITYLSSHSVIKKLVDKDLLPDAKIVITCRPEVPSRDFLTDWPSFRVEVKGFSNESIRAYLIKMLSAEPNPTPNHDSLSSVLNNLELFSLCHVPMYALMVVACIYYSTPEASKQPWPTTKMYINILRYCILKHSGKQTNDLNKCLVENREKILSLAKIAFDATQQKTMNLTELSCELSSVQFSFLGALMIMVEPTVSDTYSAFLHYTMQEFFGALWLLQNPDKIREVLQKCQTEEWKHTKHMVPFMCGLLNERNIQLVNGLVPAQQTKKTSDWFLKEVVNTFLPLQTNQDHAEGDAPEFEIDLLFLCQCLYESQSTEACLFLLDKLDYNLDLDEEHLDPHQCCAVSYMISQSAERKVGLDLNSCTVSDQGLRLILASLKNVRYLRSDPSMLCQLWTTLLSGEADIDFTSLLGLCGNELRLPFLGERRVFERAEEVMKQSLERVNLLLHWDRTTLLSEALSKTILKCLTHINKLSFTPLQHQRGSPEKLEKEEKAVLLDLCLQAGLYHRETFQGAVNTLLSLFSVYQTERYDILLDLYSHVKYNRKQAGRSILPSLRPLYQPAPAVWSIDLSERKASLLLEVLKLQPEKKSVELKYWSDEESEVRSFLQCLPYISQLRIAPPQDQRRSPEDLRKREKTFLLNLCLQAALHERETIQTTVEKVLSLSEVYDDRKWDLLLDLYSHVKDYETQTGRSVLPALQPVYQSAPAVWYIDLRKRKVSLLLEVLKLQSEKKPVELWGWSNEESEVRSFLQCLPYISQLSFAPPQDQRRSPEEWRKREKTFLLNMCLQAALHERETIQTTVEKVLLLSEVYHDRKWSLLLDLYSHVKDYETQTGRSVLPALQPVYQSAPAVWSIDLSERKASLLLDVLKLQPEKKPVELKGWSDEESEVRSFLQCLPYISQLSFPPPQDQRRSPEEWRKREKTFLLNLCLQAALHERETIQTTVEKVLSLSEVYHDRKWSLLLDLYSHVKDYETQTGRSVLPALQPVYQSAPAVWSIDLSERKASLLLEVLKLQPEKKPIQLEGWSDEESEVRSFLQCLPYISQLSFPPPQDQRRSPEDWRKREKTFLLNMCLQAALHERENIQTTVEKVSLSEVYHDLKWDLLLDLYSHVKDYETQTGRSVLPALQTVYQSAPAVWSIDLSERKVSLLLEVLKLQPEKKSVELWGWSDEESEVRSFLQCLPYISELGFIFEEYEPSELIKFLVGLLSQAAEWEEQSGEKTLKLLSSVCTYSTFPLCDWDDDKKWFQCDFLLDLYSHVKDYETQTGRSVLPALQTVYQSAPAVWYIDLSERKASLLLEVLKLQSEKKPVQLEGWSDEDSEVRSFLQCLPYISQLRFLRWSSDNSELIKFLVGLLSQAAEWEEQSGEKTLKLVSSVCTYSTFPLCDGDDYDTSFQCDFLLDLYSHVKDYETQTGRSVLPALQPVYQSAPAVWSIDLSERKVSLLLDVLKLQPVKKPVELKGWSDEESEVRSFLQCLPYISQLRRRGGKQPLQLLNCSCSFTPPQYQRRSPEDWRKREKTFLLNMCLQAALHERETIQTTVEKVLSLSEVYHDRKWDLLLDLYSHVKDYETQTGRSVLPALQPVYQSAPAVWSIDLSERKASLLLEVLKLQPGKKPVELKYWSDEESEVRSFLQCLPYISQLSFPPPQDQRRSPEEWRKREKTFLLNLCLQAALHERETIQTTVEKVLSLSEVYHDRKWSLLLDLYSHVKDYETQTGRSVLPALQPVYQSAPAVWSIDLSERKASLLLEVLKLQPEKKPVQLEGWSDEESEVRSFLQCLPYISQLSFPPPQDQRRSPEDWRKREKTFLLNMCLQAALHERENIQTTVEKVSLSEVYHDLKWDLLLDLYSHVKNYETQTGRSVLPALQTVYQSAPAVWSIDLSERKVSLLLEVLKLQPEKKPVELWGWSDEESEVRSFLQCLPYISELGFIFEEYEPSELIKFLVGLLSQAAEWEEQSGEKTLKLLSSVCTYSTFPLCDWDDDKKWFQCDFLLDLYSHVKDYETQTGRSVLPALQTVYQSAPAVWYIDLSERKASLLLEVLKLQSEKKPVQLEGWSDEESEVRSFLQCLPYISQLRFLRWSSDNSELIKFLVGLLSQAAEWEEQSGEKTLKLVSSVCTYSTFPLCDGDDYDTSFQCDFLLDLYSHVKDYETQTGRSVLPALQPVYQSAPAVWSIDLSERKVSLLLDVLKLQPVKKPVELKGWSDEESEVRSFLQCLPYISQLRRRGGKQPLQLLNCSCSFTPPQYQRRSPEDWRKREKTFLLNMCLQAALHERETIQTTVEKVLSLSEVYHDRKWDLLLDLYSHVKDYETQTGRSVLPALQPVYQSAPAVWSIDLSERKASLLLEVLKLQPGKKPVELKYWSDEESEVRSFLQCLPYISQLSFHLWRYEPSELIKFLVGLLSQAAEWEEQSGEKTLKLLSSVCTYSTFPLCDWDDDKKWFQSDFLLDLYSHVKDYETQTGRSVLPALQPVYQSAPAVWSIDLSERKVSLLLDVLKLQPEKKPVELKGWSDEDNQVRSFLQCLPYISQLSCDSDRFFQRVCESIPVRSREDAQHLASLLQALGSTLSLGDQLPRKTCRSVVRVLGLCASRVDLTLTPSKISLKGASLLFTRVSQLHKLRLNVGMSVRLARLARRTWRGGTPLTVPELSLVLKSSQPPERVLSRALSSVASLLRFWRVQCLDLTDFCIQGHSLITLLCHQGPLTLRLHSDTLQQLAVVVYEAQDKDLTQWFLEKVGGDLTSCRLDWEVLLSLLQHSTHNITVDLRKNRLPEKNISDLLPFLGRVIFKRLSSSFVKSIIRQIYNSRDSDCVSSLLRSSAQWINLNSRELDRVDCTSLCFTLQHSHQVKVNLLWTSIPPGEIESILPLLDRVSQLSVDRKLLLSFLHSCAASQILQGALSPTTTTTAAELLRALQYRLDFSCSSSVDLSAHDQGGALCLTTDHCRAINSVLKQSQHSTRLVQNPTQNQSRNQPHVQLILKDCEVEHGALRELLPILHIVKLSPSKALLLQLVDHVCEGIEEGVLRHAESLCRALDGELDLSETRLDETACGSLALVLEHSEGLSELDLSHCQLTDRHLQPLLTHLHKVEVLDLSHNDITDALTDRILQLVSTNTSIRTVRLFNNRIKDRSPFLTDKRFEIW from the exons ATGGCTTGTACAAGGCAATCTGCTTTAGAGTACATTCAAAATGGAAGGAGACTCCTTGTTGAAAGGCTCCAGAATCTGTCCCTCGTTGTGGAAAACCTGTTCCAGCGCAAGGTTCTTCAGGAGGAGGAAGTCAGTAAAATTCAGGCAGAAGTTGACCGTTTTGACCAAACCAGAAAAATACTGGACTGGGTCACGGCCAAAGGAGAAGCTGCATGCTACGAGTTACTGATGATTCTAGACATCACAAGGAAGAGGACCTTAGACAACGCTGACTTACAGCAATGGATAAGCTGCTTCCCCTtcaaggaagacccagagatgaCAGACTACCTTGTTG GTTCAAAACCCTGTCACAGATATCAGTCACAGCTGAAATGTAAAGCTCGGAAGATCACAGAGGGTGCATGGAAACAAAGCTCTCGTCTCCTACCAGAGAGGAATAGAAATGAGGTGACTTTCTCTTACACTCCTCTTGTGTTAGATACAGACGTGCCTTCATCGCTCTCTAAAATCGAAACGAAGAGCAAAAGATGCAAGAAAGCTCGCCCTAAAAAGCTAAAGAGCTTCATCCCCATGGCCAAACAGGAAACGTCCCCGGCTGACCTGCTTAAAACACCCATGAGAAGGATCCTCTTATTTGGAAAACCTGGAATTGGAAAGACAGCAGTCGCCCATCAAATGTTGAACCTCTGGGCACAGAAAGATCACAGAGAACTAgattacatgttttattttgatGTGAGAGACATTTCACCCAGCACAAATCCCATGAGACTGGAGGACCTTCTCTTTAACATGTACAGTGAGCCAGAAGAAAGTAGAGAAGAAGTGTTACAGGATATTAAGAAGAACTCTGAAAATGTTGTCATCATTTTTGATGGAATCAcatacctctcctctcattcGGTAATAAAGAAACTTGTGGACAAGGACCTCCTCCCTGATGCAAAGATTGTGATCACATGCAGACCAGAGGTTCCATCAAGAGACTTCCTGACAGACTGGCCCTCGTTCAGAGTGGAGGTGAAAGGGTTCAGTAATGAGTCCATCCGGGCTTACTTAATAAAGATGCTGAGTGCTGAGCCTAACCCTACGCCAAACCATGACTCCTTGAGCAGTGTGTTAAACAACCTAGAGTTGTTCAGTCTGTGCCATGTCCCGATGTATGCATTGATGGTGGTTGCCTGCATTTATTATTCTACCCCAGAGGCTTCTAAGCAGCCATGGCCTACAACTAAGATGTACATCAACATCCTCCGTTACTGCATCCTAAAACACAGTGGCAAACAGACGAACGATCTCAACAAGTGTCTCGTAGAAAACAGAGAAAAAATATTGTCTTTAGCAAAAATTGCTTTTGATGCAACACAGCAAAAAACAATGAACTTGACAGAACTGAGCTGCGAACTAAGCAGTGTCCAGTTTTCTTTCTTGGGGGCGCTTATGATTATGGTCGAGCCCACAGTCTCAGACACTTACTCTGCATTTCTCCATTACACAATGCAGGAGTTCTTTGGTGCCCTTTGGCTCTTACAGAATCCAGACAAAATCAGAGAGGTTCTACAGAAGTGCCAGACTGAGGAATggaaacacacaaaacacatggtTCCTTTCATGTGTGGGCTTCTGAATGAGAGGAATATTCAATTGGTAAATGGTCTAGTTCCAGCTCAACAGACCAAGAAGACGTCAGATTGGTTCTTAAAGGAAGTGGTGAACACATTTCTTCCACTTCAAACAAACCAAGATCATGCAGAAGGTGATGCTCCTGAGTTTGAGATAGATCTTCTGTTTTTATGTCAGTGCTTGTATGAATCTCAGTCTACTGAGGCCTGTTTGTTTCTTCTGGACAAACTGGACTACAATCTAGACCTGGATGAAGAACATCTTGATCCTCACCAGTGCTGTGCAGTCTCCTATATGATCAGTCAGTCTGCAGAGAGAAAGGTCGGCTTGGACCTGAACAGCTGCACTGTGTCAGACCAAGGACTAAGGCTGATACTGGCCTCCCTGAAGAATGTCCGATATCTCAG ATCTGACCCCTCAATGCTGTGTCAACTCTGGACAACTTTGCTGAGCGGTGAGGCAGACATTGACTTCACCAGCTTACTTGGTCTCTGTGGAAATGAGTTGCGCCTTCCATTCCTGGGTGAAAGACGAGTGTTTGAGAGAGCAGAAGAAGTGATGAAGCAGAGCCTAGAGAGGGTTAACCTCCTTCTACACTGGGATCGGACAACTCTTCTCAGTGAAGCTCTCAGCAAGACCATTTTAAAGTGTTTGACACATATCAACAAACTCAG TTTTACCCCACTACAACATCAGAGAGGATCCCCTGAAAAACTAGAGAAAGAAGAAAAAGCAGTCCTACTAGATTTGTGTCTACAAGCAGGATTATATCACAGAGAAACGTTCCAGGGTGCTGTGAACACACTGCTGTCACTGTTTTCTGTGTATCAAACTGAAAGATATGACATCCTGCTGGATCTGTACTCACATGTGAAGTACAATAGGAAACAAGCAGGCAGAAGTATCCTTCCATCATTGAGACCACTTTACCAGCCAGCTCCTGCAGTCTGGTCCATAGACCTCTCAGAGAGAAAGGCCTCCCTCCTCCTAGAAGTGCTGAAACTTCAACCAGAGAAGAAATCTGTAGAGCTGAAGTACTggtcagatgaagagagtgaaGTGAGGAGTTTCCTTCAGTGTCTGCCCTACATCTCACAGCTCAG GATTGCTCCACCACAGGATCAGAGAAGATCCCCTGAAGACTtgcgaaagagagagaagacattccTACTGAATCTGTGTCTTCAAGCAGCCCTCCATGAGAGAGAAACCATACAAACAACTGTAGAGAAAGTGTTGTCACTGTCTGAAGTTTATGACGATCGGAAATGGGATCTCCTGCTGGATCTGTACTCACATGTGAAGGactatgagactcaaacaggCAGGAGTGTCCTTCCAGCATTACAGCCAGTTTACCAGTCAGCTCCTGCAGTCTGGTACATAGACCTCAGAAAGAGAAAGGTCTCCCTCCTCCTAGAAGTGCTGAAACTCCAATCAGAGAAGAAGCCAGTAGAGCTGTGGGGCTGGTCAAATGAAGAGAGTGAAGTGAGGAGTTTCCTTCAGTGTCTGCCCTACATCTCACAGCTGAG TTTTGCTCCACCACAGGATCAGAGAAGATCCCCTGaagaatggagaaagagagagaagacattccTACTGAATATGTGTCTTCAAGCAGCCCTCCATGAGAGAGAAACCATACAAACAACTGTAGAGAAAGTGTTGTTACTGTCTGAAGTTTATCACGATCGGAAATGGAGTCTCCTGCTGGATCTGTACTCACATGTTAAGGactatgagactcaaacaggCAGGAGTGTCCTTCCAGCATTACAGCCAGTTTACCAGTCAGCTCCTGCAGTCTGGTCCATAGACCTCTCAGAGAGAAAGGCCTCCCTCCTCCTAGACGTGCTGAAACTCCAACCAGAGAAGAAACCAGTAGAGCTGAAAGGCTggtcagatgaagagagtgaaGTGAGGAGTTTCCTTCAGTGTCTGCCCTACATCTCACAGCTGAG TTTTCCTCCACCACAGGATCAGAGAAGATCCCCTGaagaatggagaaagagagagaagacattccTACTGAATCTGTGTCTTCAAGCAGCCCTCCATGAGAGAGAAACCATACAAACAACTGTAGAGAAAGTGTTGTCACTGTCTGAAGTTTATCACGATCGGAAATGGAGTCTCCTGCTGGATCTGTACTCACATGTGAAGGactatgagactcaaacaggCAGGAGTGTCCTTCCAGCATTACAGCCAGTTTACCAGTCAGCTCCTGCAGTCTGGTCCATAGACCTCTCAGAGAGAAAGGCCTCCCTCCTCCTAGAAGTGCTGAAACTCCAACCAGAGAAGAAACCAATACAGCTGGAAGGCTggtcagatgaagagagtgaaGTGAGGAGTTTCCTTCAGTGTCTGCCCTACATCTCACAGCTGAG TTTTCCTCCACCACAGGATCAGAGAAGATCCCCTGAAgactggagaaagagagagaagacattccTACTGAATATGTGTCTTCAAGCAGCCCTCCATGAGAGAGAAAACATACAAACAACTGTAGAGAAAGTGTCACTGTCTGAAGTTTATCACGATCTGAAATGGGATCTCCTGCTGGATCTGTACTCACATGTGAAGGactatgagactcaaacaggCAGGAGTGTCCTTCCAGCATTACAGACAGTTTACCAGTCAGCTCCTGCAGTCTGGTCCATAGACCTCTCAGAGAGAAAGGTCTCCCTCCTCCTAGAAGTGCTGAAACTCCAACCAGAGAAGAAATCAGTAGAGCTGTGGGGCTggtcagatgaagagagtgaaGTGAGGAGTTTCCTTCAGTGTCTGCCCTACATCTCAGAGCTGGG TTTCATTTTTGAGGAGTATGAACCGTCAGAGCTGATCAAGTTCCTGGTGGGTCTCCTGTCTCAAGCAGCAGAGTGGGAGGAGCAGTCAGGAGAGAAGACACTGAAGCTGCTATCATCAGTGTGTACTTACAGCACTTTCCCTCTCTGTGACTGGGATGATGACAAGAAGTGGTTTCAATGTGATTTCCTGCTGGATCTGTACTCACATGTGAAGGactatgagactcaaacaggCAGGAGTGTCCTTCCAGCATTACAGACAGTTTACCAGTCAGCTCCTGCAGTCTGGTACATAGATCTCTCAGAGAGAAAGGCCTCCCTCCTCCTAGAAGTGCTGAAACTCCAATCAGAGAAGAAACCAGTACAGCTGGAAGGCTGGTCAGATGAAGACAGTGAAGTGAGGAGTTTCCTTCAGTGTCTGCCCTACATCTCACAGCTGAG GTTCCTTCGATGGTCGTCTGATAACTCAGAGCTGATCAAGTTCCTGGTGGGTCTCCTGTCTCAAGCAGCAGAGTGGGAGGAGCAGTCAGGAGAGAAGACACTGAAGCTGGTATCATCAGTGTGTACTTACAGCACTTTCCCTCTCTGTGACGGGGATGATTATGATACGTCGTTTCAATGTGATTTCCTGCTGGATCTGTACTCACATGTGAAGGactatgagactcaaacaggCAGGAGTGTCCTTCCAGCATTACAGCCAGTTTACCAGTCAGCTCCTGCAGTCTGGTCCATAGACCTCTCAGAGAGAAAGGTCTCCCTCCTCCTAGACGTGCTGAAACTCCAACCAGTGAAGAAACCAGTAGAGCTGAAAGGCTggtcagatgaagagagtgaaGTGAGGAGTTTCCTTCAGTGTCTGCCCTACATCTCACAGCTGAG acgaagaggaggaaagcaACCGTTACAGCTGTTAAACTGTTCATGCAGTTTTACTCCACCACAATATCAGAGAAGATCCCCTGAAgactggagaaagagagagaagacattccTACTGAATATGTGTCTTCAAGCAGCCCTCCATGAGAGAGAAACCATACAAACAACTGTAGAGAAAGTGTTGTCACTGTCTGAAGTTTATCACGATCGGAAATGGGATCTCCTGCTGGATCTGTACTCACATGTGAAGGactatgagactcaaacaggCAGGAGTGTCCTTCCAGCATTACAGCCAGTTTACCAGTCAGCTCCTGCAGTCTGGTCCATAGACCTCTCAGAGAGAAAGGCCTCCCTCCTCCTAGAAGTGCTGAAACTCCAACCAGGGAAGAAACCAGTAGAGCTGAAGTACTggtcagatgaagagagtgaaGTGAGGAGTTTCCTTCAGTGTCTGCCCTACATCTCACAGCTGAG TTTTCCTCCACCACAGGATCAGAGAAGATCCCCTGaagaatggagaaagagagagaagacattccTACTGAATCTGTGTCTTCAAGCAGCCCTCCATGAGAGAGAAACCATACAAACAACTGTAGAGAAAGTGTTGTCACTGTCTGAAGTTTATCACGATCGGAAATGGAGTCTCCTGCTGGATCTGTACTCACATGTGAAGGactatgagactcaaacaggCAGGAGTGTCCTTCCAGCATTACAGCCAGTTTACCAGTCAGCTCCTGCAGTCTGGTCCATAGACCTCTCAGAGAGAAAGGCCTCCCTCCTCCTAGAAGTGCTGAAACTCCAACCAGAGAAGAAACCAGTACAGCTGGAAGGCTggtcagatgaagagagtgaaGTGAGGAGTTTCCTTCAGTGTCTGCCCTACATCTCACAGCTGAG TTTTCCTCCACCACAGGATCAGAGAAGATCCCCTGAAgactggagaaagagagagaagacattccTACTGAATATGTGTCTTCAAGCAGCCCTCCATGAGAGAGAAAACATACAAACAACTGTAGAGAAAGTGTCACTGTCTGAAGTTTATCACGATCTGAAATGGGATCTCCTGCTGGATCTGTACTCACATGTGAAGAactatgagactcaaacaggCAGGAGTGTCCTTCCAGCATTACAGACAGTTTACCAGTCAGCTCCTGCAGTCTGGTCCATAGACCTCTCAGAGAGAAAGGTCTCCCTCCTCCTAGAAGTGCTGAAACTCCAACCAGAGAAGAAACCAGTAGAGCTGTGGGGCTggtcagatgaagagagtgaaGTGAGGAGTTTCCTTCAGTGTCTGCCCTACATCTCAGAGCTGGG TTTCATATTTGAGGAGTATGAACCGTCAGAGCTGATCAAGTTCCTGGTGGGTCTCCTGTCTCAAGCAGCAGAGTGGGAGGAGCAGTCAGGAGAGAAGACACTGAAGCTGCTATCATCAGTGTGTACTTACAGCACTTTCCCTCTCTGTGACTGGGATGATGACAAGAAGTGGTTTCAATGTGATTTCCTGCTGGATCTGTACTCACATGTGAAGGactatgagactcaaacaggCAGGAGTGTCCTTCCAGCATTACAGACAGTTTACCAGTCAGCTCCTGCAGTCTGGTACATAGATCTCTCAGAGAGAAAGGCCTCCCTCCTCCTAGAAGTGCTGAAACTCCAATCAGAGAAGAAACCAGTACAGCTGGAAGGCTggtcagatgaagagagtgaaGTGAGGAGTTTCCTTCAGTGTCTGCCCTACATCTCACAGCTGAG GTTCCTTCGATGGTCGTCTGATAACTCAGAGCTGATCAAGTTCCTGGTGGGTCTCCTGTCTCAAGCAGCAGAGTGGGAGGAGCAGTCAGGAGAGAAGACACTGAAGCTGGTATCATCAGTGTGTACTTACAGCACTTTCCCTCTCTGTGACGGGGATGATTATGATACGTCGTTTCAATGTGATTTCCTGCTGGATCTGTACTCACATGTGAAGGactatgagactcaaacaggCAGGAGTGTCCTTCCAGCATTACAGCCAGTTTACCAGTCAGCTCCTGCAGTCTGGTCCATAGACCTCTCAGAGAGAAAGGTCTCCCTCCTCCTAGACGTGCTGAAACTCCAACCAGTGAAGAAACCAGTAGAGCTGAAAGGCTggtcagatgaagagagtgaaGTGAGGAGTTTCCTTCAGTGTCTGCCCTACATCTCACAGCTGAG acgaagaggaggaaagcaACCGTTACAGCTGTTAAACTGTTCATGCAGTTTTACTCCACCACAATATCAGAGAAGATCCCCTGAAgactggagaaagagagagaagacattccTACTGAATATGTGTCTTCAAGCAGCCCTCCATGAGAGAGAAACCATACAAACAACTGTAGAGAAAGTGTTGTCACTGTCTGAAGTTTATCACGATCGGAAATGGGATCTCCTGCTGGATCTGTACTCACATGTGAAGGactatgagactcaaacaggCAGGAGTGTCCTTCCAGCATTACAGCCAGTTTACCAGTCAGCTCCTGCAGTCTGGTCCATAGACCTCTCAGAGAGAAAGGCCTCCCTCCTCCTAGAAGTGCTGAAACTCCAACCAGGGAAGAAACCAGTAGAGCTGAAGTACTggtcagatgaagagagtgaaGTGAGGAGTTTCCTTCAGTGTCTGCCCTACATCTCACAGCTGAG TTTCCATCTATGGAGGTATGAACCGTCAGAGCTGATCAAGTTCCTGGTGGGTCTCCTGTCTCAAGCAGCAGAGTGGGAGGAGCAGTCAGGAGAGAAGACACTGAAGCTGCTATCATCAGTGTGTACTTACAGCACTTTCCCTCTCTGTGACTGGGATGATGACAAGAAGTGGTTTCAATCTGATTTCCTGCTGGATCTGTACTCACATGTGAAGGactatgagactcaaacaggCAGGAGTGTCCTTCCAGCATTACAGCCAGTTTACCAGTCAGCTCCTGCAGTCTGGTCCATAGACCTCTCAGAGAGAAAGGTCTCCCTCCTCCTAGACGTGCTGAAACTCCAACCAGAGAAGAAACCAGTAGAGCTGAAAGGCTGGTCAGATGAAGACAATCAAGTGAGGAGTTTCCTTCAGTGTCTGCCCTACATCTCACAGCTGAG CTGTGATTCTGACAGGTTCTTCCAGCGCGTGTGTGAATCCATCCCTGTGAGGTCCAGAGAGGATGCCCAGCATTTGGCCTCTCTCCTCCAGGCCTTGGGCTCCACCCTGTCACTGGGAGATCAGTTACCCAGGAAAACATGCAGGTCTGTGGTGAGAGTCCTAGGCCTCTGTGCCTCCAGAGTGGACCTCACTCTCACCCCCAGCAAGATTTCTCTGAAAGGAGCCTCGCTTCTCTTCACACGTGTGTCACAGCTACACAAGCTCAG gctGAATGTGGGCATGTCAGTGAGACTGGCCAGACTGGCTCGGAGGACATGGAGAGGTGGTACTCCTCTGACTGTCCCAGAACTCTCCCTGGTCCTAAAGAGCAGCCAGCCACCAGAGAGAGTGTTATCCAGAGCTCTGAGTAGTGTGGCGTCCCTGCTGAGATTCTGGAGGGTTCAGTGTCTGGACCTGACTGACTTCTGCATCCAGGGTCACTCTCTCATCACACTGCTGTGTCACCAGGGCCCTCTCACTCTCAG ACTGCACTCAGACACTCTGCAGCAGCTGGCTGTAGTTGTGTATGAAGCTCAGGACAAGGACTTGACTCAGTGGTTCCTGGAGAAGGTTGGTGGAGACCTGACCTCCTGCAGGCTGGACTGGGAAGtgcttctctctctgctgcagcattcaacccacaacaTCACAGTGGACCTCAGGAAGAACAGGCTTCCAGAGAAGAACATCTCGGATCTTCTCCCCTTTCTGGGAAGGGTTATATTCAAGAG GCTCAGTTCCAGCTTTGTGAAGTCCATCATCAGACAGATCTATAACAGTAGAGACAGTGACTGTGTGTCCAGTTTGTTGAGGTCTTCAGCCCAATGGATCAACCTGAACAGCAGAGAGCTGGACAGAGTGGACTGTACTTCTCTGTGTTTCACCCTGCAGCACAGCCACCAAGTCAAAGTCAACCTGCTGTGGACCTCCATACCACCGGGGGAGATAGAGAGCATCCTGCCTCTTCTGGACAGAGTCTCCCAACTCAG tgttgacaggaagCTGTTGCTGAGTTTCCTCCACTCCTGCGCTGCCTCTCAGATCCTGCAGGGGGCActatcaccaacaacaacaacaacagcagcggAGCTGCTCAGGGCTCTGCAGTACAGGTTGGACTTTTCCTGCTCCTCCTCTGTGGACCTGTCAGCTCACGACCAGGGGGGGGCGCTGTGTCTGACCACTGACCACTGTAGGGCCATAAACTCTGTTCTGAAGCAGAGCCAGCACAGCACACGGCTGGTACAGAACCCGACTCAGAACCAGTCCCGAAACCAGCCCCACGTGCAGCTCATCCTTAAAGACTGTGAGGTGGAGCACGGAGCACTGAGAGAGCTGCTTCCCATCCTGCATATTGTCAAGC
- the LOC139579249 gene encoding calcium-binding and coiled-coil domain-containing protein 2-like: MEIEQLKEQHETLRSVLKEQQQEIDRLKSLTTIPEKYERALIKIQQLKKEQEDLKGKVEVQSVEIAQLTPRLKSEQDTRRLKDYIQLLQEARTQLHQEQQACNNTRRRAEKAEMELEEVYERMESTSMTSAQTKQKSSKLEMQLLELRRIIEEKENIAEMAKVENEELSRENQDLRRDIERLRKEFTDLQAAPVSLEHPSPYGSPTDPTPTEEQQLDVPSACLPSGNHYETPETAPNSEEEELCLQCRHCHEWFPGITQDELELHEDSHRLCPYCNLICDGVEHAIFEDHVFSHEEFTDLQAAPVSLEHPSPYGSPTGPTPTEEQQLDVLSACLPSGNHYETPETAPHSEEEELSLECRHCHEWFPGITQDELELHEDSHRLCPYCTLICDGVEHAIFEDHVFSHEV; the protein is encoded by the exons ATGGAGATAGAGCAACTGAAAGAGCAACATGAGACTCTGAGAAGTGTTCTGAAGGAGCAACAGCAAGAGATTGATCGCCTCAAG tctctgaccactattCCTGAGAAATATGAACGAGCATTGATCAAGATCCAACAGCTGAAGAAGGAGCAAGAGGATTTGAAAGGAAAGGTTGAGGTCCAAAGTGTGGAGATTGCACA GCTGACCCCAAGGCTCAAATCTGAGCAGGACACCCGCAGACTGAAGGATTACATTCAGCTTCTACAG GAGGCTCGGACACAGTTGCACCAGGAGCAGCAGGCTTGCAACAATACCCGCAGACGTGCAGAGAAAGCCGAGATGGAACTGGAGGAGGTCTATGAGCGCATGGAGAGCACTTCCATGACGTCTGCTCAGACCAAGCAGAAGAGCAGCAAACTAGAG ATGCAACTTTTAGAGTTACGCAGAATCATTGAGGAAAAAGAAAACATAGCAGAGATGGCTAAAGTAGAAAATGAGGAGTTATCCAGAGAAAATCAG GACCTCAGAAGAGATATTGAGAGACTTCGCAAGGAGTTCACTGACCTCCAAGCTGCTCCAGTGTCCTTGGAGCATCCCAGCCCTTATGGCTCTCCAACTGACCCCACCCCCACTGAGGAGCAGCAGCTAGATGTACCATCTGCCTGTCTACCCTCTGGGAACCACTATGAGACCCCAG AAACTGCTCCAAACTCCGAGGAGGAAGAG TTGTGCTTGCAGTGTCGTCACTGCCATGAGTGGTTCCCTGGCATCACCCAGGATGAGCTGGAGCTGCACGAGGACAGCCACAGATTGTGCCCCTACTGCAACCTCATCTGTGACGGAGTGGAGCATGCTATATTTGAAGACCACGTCTTCAGCCATGAG GAGTTCACTGACCTCCAAGCTGCTCCGGTGTCCTTGGAGCATCCCAGCCCTTATGGCTCTCCAACTGGCCCAACCCCCACTGAGGAGCAGCAGCTAGATGTACTATCTGCCTGTCTACCCTCTGGGAACCACTATGAGACCCCAG AAACTGCTCCACACTCCGAGGAGGAAGAG TTGTCCTTGGAGTGTCGTCACTGCCATGAGTGGTTCCCTGGCATCACCCAGGATGAGCTGGAGCTGCACGAGGACAGCCACAGATTGTGCCCCTACTGCACCCTCATCTGTGATGGAGTGGAGCATGCTATATTTGAAGACCACGTCTTCAGCCATGAGGTGTAG